CGCAACTAAACCTTAGTCATAACGCATGCTGCCTAGGCTGCCAAAGAATTTGGTCGTACCTCATGAGGAAGCCAAACCAAATTCTTTCTACGTCTAGGGTACGTCAATATTAGCTAAGCCACTCAAACCTAGGAAACGGGAAAGAGGTCGACACTGTGCTATCGACTTCCATGGCAACCATAACTGTCCTCCTTTGACCATAAAGGTCCTCCTCGACAGCTTAATTAACACTATGGAAGCATGCGCAGTCTCCTTTGGAGAATAATAGTAAGGCAAGACTTACATTGTTATCCAGGTTCTCAATTGCTTCAATGCCATTGTGCGACATGTACAGGTGACTCAACCTCTTGTTGTTCTGAAGGCCCTCTAGTTTCACGAGACGATTACTCTGAAAGTCGCAAAGTTTCGCCTGCTGTACCCACTCACTTCTGCATTACTGCATTAGAAGTCGAATAAGTACACCAATCTTTTCACGTCATCATACCTGGATGCTGAGAAGCTCCAAGTTTTCTAGTGGATGTAGGTTTTCTAGCTTTGATATCCTGTTCTTTCCCACAAATAAATGCTTGAGGCTCTTCAACTTGTCCAGGTTCTCAATCACCTAATTCAAAATGTCAAATTACCCCTCTCTGAACACAAGACAAGCTTACCTTCTGATCTGTGTACGTACcacaacctactagattataacgaccacgtcataatcggcaacccctatgaggagccggTCCGCACagtccgccaggggcgctactcaacggcccgcgagatctacatcatgataggacaatggaaatttgaatttgaaacgcgcagaagcagacgtacgactactgtagcagacgacggcaagaGCTCCCatgaaaacgtgtagaatgatgatgataatcaactttagaatgaaatatcttccgtgggacatccaccgcttgtacaaaaatactacggtaagctgaagtacaaagtattgtagaagttgaggaagcaataaccgggccgatgagtagcgccaccgctagcttccaaatgcggcgctgggaaggggtgcgcctgacatggtcgttgtaatctagtaggtcgtggtacgTATGACTGTACCTTAACGAGCTTGTTATGTATTAATGTTAAGCCAAGCCTCTGCCGACGTGCTGTCATATGTGGCCTACGTCAGCCCACACTGCTCACCTAAACTACCAAAGCCGCGCCAATGAGCCAAACTACTTCATTCACAAGCAAAAATCCCAAGTCCCCAAGTCAGAAACCTTGTATGGACTGTTAAACAGCATTCCCTGTTGAAATATCTGTTAGTGTACACACCCACAAAGAACTATATTAAACAGGCAATGAACTAGGCAGTTGTAGGTGTCGAGCAACGATGTTGAGCATGACACAGCTGTGCACATATGGAACGTCTTTTGTACTTAAGTCCAAGTTTGGCATGCAGATCACAGGCCAAGCACTCAACCAAGGATCCCGCCATGTGCCTGGTTCATCTTAGGTGTTTCATCGGAAGTCTACGGAACTAGCTAGGAACTCCCAATTTTTGAGTCGTACTGTTATAGTCACACCAATTCTTCACAATCGCTGTACATACTGTGTGTGACTTATGAACTCATTGTAGTCCCTCACTGGGAACTGGGTGGGGAAAACAGTATAGTATAAGCACATGAGGGTCTCTCATACCCTGATTCTGTTTGAGCCCAGCTCCAACATTTCCAGATTAACGAGCTTGTCCAAATTCTGGATCTTCGTGATCCTGTTGTTGACCAGAAACAACTTTTTCAGATTTACAAGGGCATCGAGGTTCTCAATAATGGGTATCCTGTTGAAAGACACGTCCAGGATTCTGCAACGCAAATGAACAACACTTTagtaaacaaacacacacacaaacaccgGGGATGCTAAGAACGTCGAGAGAAAACCTACTCCAAGTTCACAAGCGCATCCAAGTTCTCAATCTTTGTGATGAGGTTATCATAAAGCTCAAGTTCTCTCAGGGTAGTGAGGTGCTGGAGATTTTCGATCTTTTTGATGAGGTTGTTTCGGAAACAAATGAActaaaaaggagagagagagagaaactccAAGCTCCATTTTTCCAAGCAGCACACATCAATtaagatgaaaagaaaaaaaaaaggcatgcgACATAACTTGAAGGTAACATACTATGGGAGCCTGCAATGTTTCGAGGTTGGTTATCCTTCCGATGCGGTAATGATTGAAGTCAACTTCCTGAAATGAAGATTTATTTCCTCAAGTGAGTATCTCATAGATTCCTCAATATACAGGGAAGTGCGGGTAAACCGTGATACCGTGTCTTGTACGAAAGGTCAACCCTGACATGCCATGGTACTCAAGAGCAGTCACTGCACTCTTTCAGCACGAAATATTAATGTTCAAGCTGTTGATGATATGCTAATGACATGTACATTGCTGCCAGACTGTCATTGGACGGCTCACCAAATGTACTCATTTTTCCTATCTCATCCGGATATCAATACACACTCCAAATATTCCGCATCGTCCGCTTTGTGATTTTGTTTTATTCCAAACAAATTCTGCACCCACAAGTGCTCAGATGCGTCAATACTGCATCAGATAAAGGCACATAGCTACTGGCCTGTAGTTCACTTCAGGGCATCCTTTCAGACTGCATACCAGGGGTTGGACATTGCCTCGCTCAGGGCCCCAGTGGGGCGAGGGGTGATAACTGCCTGCGGCAGGGGTTAGCTAATGCTGGCAGGTAACTGCAGGTGAAGGTACACTGCTCATAGGGACTTACTTAATCTAGCCGTGGGGGCCCTGAGACAGTACAGTTTCCAAAGTTACCAAACGTAGAGGAGCTTACCGTTTGATCGGGTTCAAAGTCCTTCACTGATATTTCTGTTTCCACACAGCCTCTCTGTTCTAGAAATGCACAAATAATCTGTAAAAGGCGTTCTAAAAAAATGCAGCTTTATTTCGGCACATGCTGTACAGCGATACGAGTACATCCTCACCTGGTGGTGGCTGGGCGTGCACCACTTCCACCTTTGGCTGTACTGGGTCCTTAGACGGTACTGTAGCTTGCTGTTGAGCTATTTTCAATATTACGCATCACATACAGTTACCAGTCATGACTGCTGATATGTATAGATAACAACATGCTAGACGAATAAATAAATGCGACACTTTCAAATAATGACACGTACTA
This sequence is a window from Ornithodoros turicata isolate Travis chromosome 10, ASM3712646v1, whole genome shotgun sequence. Protein-coding genes within it:
- the LOC135370815 gene encoding protein phosphatase 1 regulatory subunit 7-like isoform X2, which produces MSFDSRRKCSDDIRSSQCIADKEVKPLLPGSQPALAKPTDAAPEKAEQDRPTEQKKSETAPTQQQATVPSKDPVQPKVEVVHAQPPPEQRGCVETEISVKDFEPDQTEVDFNHYRIGRITNLETLQAPIFICFRNNLIKKIENLQHLTTLRELELYDNLITKIENLDALVNLEILDVSFNRIPIIENLDALVNLKKLFLVNNRITKIQNLDKLVNLEMLELGSNRIRVIENLDKLKSLKHLFVGKNRISKLENLHPLENLELLSIQSNRLVKLEGLQNNKRLSHLYMSHNGIEAIENLDNNVMLETLDLAANRIKHLKNIDHLVNVEEFWFNDNQVDNFDELEVLRKLPKLVTVYFASNPIEKDPMYRRKIMMICPTVKQIDATMCRK
- the LOC135370815 gene encoding protein phosphatase 1 regulatory subunit 7-like isoform X3; the protein is MSQAPVADKEVKPLLPGSQPALAKPTDAAPEKAEQDRPTEQKKSETAPTQQQATVPSKDPVQPKVEVVHAQPPPEQRGCVETEISVKDFEPDQTEVDFNHYRIGRITNLETLQAPIFICFRNNLIKKIENLQHLTTLRELELYDNLITKIENLDALVNLEILDVSFNRIPIIENLDALVNLKKLFLVNNRITKIQNLDKLVNLEMLELGSNRIRVIENLDKLKSLKHLFVGKNRISKLENLHPLENLELLSIQSNRLVKLEGLQNNKRLSHLYMSHNGIEAIENLDNNVMLETLDLAANRIKHLKNIDHLVNVEEFWFNDNQVDNFDELEVLRKLPKLVTVYFASNPIEKDPMYRRKIMMICPTVKQIDATMCRK
- the LOC135370815 gene encoding protein phosphatase 1 regulatory subunit 7-like isoform X1, translated to MISDQVSAVCYAFCREGGPQVADKEVKPLLPGSQPALAKPTDAAPEKAEQDRPTEQKKSETAPTQQQATVPSKDPVQPKVEVVHAQPPPEQRGCVETEISVKDFEPDQTEVDFNHYRIGRITNLETLQAPIFICFRNNLIKKIENLQHLTTLRELELYDNLITKIENLDALVNLEILDVSFNRIPIIENLDALVNLKKLFLVNNRITKIQNLDKLVNLEMLELGSNRIRVIENLDKLKSLKHLFVGKNRISKLENLHPLENLELLSIQSNRLVKLEGLQNNKRLSHLYMSHNGIEAIENLDNNVMLETLDLAANRIKHLKNIDHLVNVEEFWFNDNQVDNFDELEVLRKLPKLVTVYFASNPIEKDPMYRRKIMMICPTVKQIDATMCRK